A single genomic interval of Asinibacterium sp. OR53 harbors:
- the sprA gene encoding cell surface protein SprA: MRYPITDRRGDAFSAQSRNPFDLRDTSLIKRRIEYDPKTKQYYIIEKIGKDYYRTPTALSFDEYWRLSGQQAETDYFKQRADALTLLNKKAQRPKMRVYNKLFDRIFGINNLVGGSDNKLKVDIRPSGEVNIMAGYQGQKIENPTLPERARKNGGFDFDMNANLNVNANIGDKLKFPINYNTLSNLSFDNLLKLDYRGMDDELIKSIEAGNISFQSKGTLIPSVQNLFGLKTKLQFGKLFVTAAVANQRSSRQSVMLQGGTATQSFQKTLDNYEENRHFLLGQYFRKQYNTVMKNLPVVNSQVQIQRMEVWVTNRTGATTDARDIVGLMDLGEQTPYNPSIISQSGSPLPFNGANNLYSSLVSNPSARNPAIINSLLQARGLHAVDDYEKTFARKLNTTEYYFNPQVGFLSLNLQLQPDEVLAVAYQYTYNGRVYQVGEFSQDVALDSSKGVQKVLFLKLLKATSQRTQLPIWGWMMKNVYSLDVFGGIQREDFKLNVLYQEPSGGLKRYLPETSKAVDGQPLLRILNLDRLNSRNDPQPDGVFDYVEGFTVLPQSGRIVFPVLEPFGRDLDTLAFAGMSPAIKKKYVYYQLYDSIKAIAQTYANLNRFVMQGHVRGSGSGGSDILLNAFNIPPGSVSVTAGGQKLREGADFTVDYNLGSVKILNQAIINSNVPVNVSFENNATFGMQQRGFSALRLDYIANKKLAVGAMVEHLGERPFFTKMDYGNDPISNTMYGVDFSYQSEWPGLTRFLNKLPFYSTKAKSAISAYGEAAVLKPGHPQQIGKGSQGLIYIDDFEGTRTNIDLRFPFVSWALASTPAGNPKFPEATLTDSIDYNFNRAKLAWYNIEPNLQDKNSPNNPLRRNLDELSDPRVRQVFTKELFPQRTTNITDVQTPTFDLAFYPTEKGPYNFETRSTELTAAGKLTRPSSRWGGLMRALDQTDFETGNIEFVEAWVQDPFIKNPGSKGGKLFLNFGDVSEDILKDGKRFYENGMNTPNIPAAVDSSNTWGKTPVNPIQVTQAFSNNPDDRPYQDVGFDGLDDAGERRKKSYVLDRLANNFGTGSEVYKKTYDDPASDNYKWYRDAAFDQAGTGILGRYKNYNNPQGNSPVATTNGQFTSAATLYPDNEDLNRDNTLNENESYYEYEIPIAPGMDVGTSPYITDKRRVTVNAADGSTHVENWFLFRIPIRSYTRKIGNIPDFKSIRFMRIYLTGFDDSVVLRFAKLDLVRNVWRQFAFQIDTTGSYVPVNNNSGTSFNTLAVNLEENSSRQPVNYIMPPDVQRIQILSNNGVNLQQNEQAMSLRIGNLASGDSRGVFKTLNMDIRQYGKLSMYIHAESVTGQRVVKDGELNAIIRIGQDFLNNYYEIKIPLRITPPGNYPVGQEEKVWPTDNNLDFSLRELIDMKMRRNSKGASPATIYRETVGNKTFSILGNPNLGELRGMLVGVENPYKVDGPMLSTEVWVNELRLSELDEHGGWAALGRVDVQMADLGTLSVSANTHTQGFGSIEQRVNERARDNLVQFDVATNIDAGKLVPKEARLSVPVYASINRTVYTPEYDPYDMDIRYKDKLNAAKTQAQRDSIRNVAIDQTTIKTLNFTNVRMLPGKKPGLLKLSNFDFSYSYTEMQQSSPIVQQNTVVRHRGGLGYTYNRSSRFVEPFKKLVRSRSPWLSLLRDFNFSPMPSYLSFRADVNRQFGEFIPRIVNTIDSKVDRVDTTYDKYFTFDRYYNMRWDLTHSLNFDFSATNNARVDEPYGRIDTKAKKDSVRNNFFKGGRNTLYQQKAILNYNIPLNKIPAFDWIQTRYSYGTSYNWIGGSLLAPGLGNTIENSQENNVNAQFNFDNLYKKSRWLRALDNIPPPRPKTGGPAKPNNNLLGSTLPTKEEALRGLTGKPRADALRKWRERKRDERIAQRLLKASQLPELNGLERTAGGLLTMIKSVNINYAENYHSRVPGYMDKTKLLGQDWNTMAPGLDYVFGRQPDTSWLNEKAAKGLLSRDSTFNFLYRQNFEQRLNITAQIIPIRDLVIDLTLGKSFSKEYSELFKDTLGNGTMSHLNPLATGGFSVSYIALNTLFQKENPNEISDLFKTFESNRIIVSRRVAAANPYWQALPGTQKFGADGFATGYGRYSQDVLVPAFLAAYTGKDPNSIALINQSNGKISSNPFGGILPKPNWHVTYTGLSRIPALASIFSGITLTHNYSGELSMNSFNSALLYRDPFRFNAPGFIDTVSGNYIPFFLVPNITMIEKFDPLIKVDVTTIKQLNLSFEYKKSRQLSLSLIDYQLTESRATEWVFGFSWRKRGVNLPFKIPGANSKKLVNDLNLKLDFSMRDVSNSNSRLDQSNAYGTGGQKEITISPAVDYVLNSRINIKFFYDQRRTIPYISTSAPSTQTRAGVSVRIALQ; this comes from the coding sequence TTGCGCTATCCTATCACAGACCGTCGCGGTGACGCGTTTTCTGCCCAGAGCCGGAACCCTTTTGATCTACGCGATACCTCACTCATTAAACGGCGGATTGAATACGATCCCAAAACAAAACAGTATTATATCATTGAAAAAATAGGCAAGGATTATTACCGAACGCCTACCGCTCTCAGCTTTGATGAATACTGGCGTCTCAGCGGACAACAAGCTGAAACTGATTATTTCAAACAAAGGGCCGATGCGCTGACCTTGCTGAACAAGAAAGCGCAGCGACCGAAAATGCGCGTATACAATAAATTGTTCGACCGGATATTCGGTATCAATAACCTGGTGGGCGGGTCCGATAATAAATTGAAAGTAGATATTCGTCCCAGTGGAGAAGTGAACATCATGGCCGGCTACCAGGGACAAAAAATAGAAAACCCCACGCTTCCGGAAAGGGCTAGAAAGAACGGCGGGTTCGATTTCGATATGAATGCGAACCTGAACGTGAACGCCAACATTGGCGACAAACTGAAATTCCCTATCAATTACAATACCCTCTCGAACCTCAGCTTCGATAACCTTCTGAAACTCGATTACCGGGGCATGGATGATGAGCTCATTAAAAGTATCGAAGCGGGCAATATTTCTTTCCAGTCCAAAGGAACCCTGATTCCCAGTGTGCAGAACCTGTTTGGTCTCAAAACCAAACTGCAGTTCGGTAAACTTTTTGTTACAGCTGCGGTTGCCAATCAGCGTTCATCGCGGCAATCGGTGATGTTACAGGGCGGTACGGCTACGCAGAGCTTCCAGAAAACGCTGGATAATTATGAAGAGAACAGGCACTTCTTACTCGGACAATATTTCCGCAAGCAATACAATACGGTGATGAAGAACCTGCCGGTGGTGAATTCACAGGTGCAGATACAACGGATGGAAGTATGGGTGACCAACCGTACCGGCGCTACTACCGATGCAAGGGATATCGTGGGGTTGATGGACCTGGGTGAGCAGACGCCGTATAACCCGTCAATTATTTCGCAAAGCGGCAGCCCACTTCCTTTTAATGGCGCCAACAACCTGTACAGTTCGCTGGTCAGTAATCCCAGTGCACGCAACCCCGCCATCATCAATAGCTTGTTGCAGGCAAGAGGGTTGCATGCAGTGGACGATTACGAAAAGACTTTTGCACGTAAGCTGAATACAACGGAATATTATTTCAACCCACAAGTAGGTTTTCTCTCACTGAACCTTCAATTGCAGCCCGATGAAGTGCTGGCAGTGGCATACCAATATACTTATAATGGAAGGGTATACCAGGTGGGAGAATTTTCGCAGGATGTGGCGCTGGATTCTTCCAAAGGTGTGCAGAAAGTATTATTCCTGAAATTGCTGAAAGCCACCTCGCAAAGAACACAGTTACCTATCTGGGGATGGATGATGAAGAACGTGTACTCGCTGGATGTGTTCGGCGGTATCCAGCGTGAAGACTTTAAGTTGAATGTACTTTACCAGGAGCCCAGCGGAGGGCTCAAAAGATACCTTCCTGAAACCTCAAAAGCGGTAGACGGGCAACCTTTATTGCGTATCCTGAACCTCGACCGGCTCAACAGCCGCAACGACCCGCAGCCGGATGGTGTGTTCGACTATGTAGAAGGGTTTACAGTATTGCCGCAGTCGGGCCGCATTGTTTTTCCTGTACTGGAACCATTTGGCCGTGACCTCGACACACTTGCGTTTGCAGGCATGTCTCCCGCCATCAAGAAAAAATATGTGTACTATCAGTTGTATGATTCCATCAAAGCCATTGCACAAACCTATGCCAACCTGAATCGTTTTGTGATGCAGGGACATGTAAGGGGTAGTGGCAGTGGCGGTTCCGATATTTTGCTGAATGCATTCAATATTCCGCCGGGGTCGGTGTCGGTAACGGCAGGGGGACAAAAACTGCGTGAAGGAGCGGATTTTACGGTGGACTATAACCTGGGCTCGGTGAAGATCCTTAACCAGGCCATCATCAATTCTAATGTGCCGGTGAATGTATCGTTCGAGAACAATGCTACGTTCGGTATGCAACAGCGGGGATTTTCTGCATTGCGACTGGATTATATCGCCAATAAAAAATTGGCGGTAGGCGCTATGGTGGAGCACCTGGGTGAAAGGCCTTTCTTTACCAAGATGGATTATGGGAATGACCCCATCAGTAATACCATGTATGGGGTAGATTTCAGCTACCAGTCGGAATGGCCGGGACTTACACGTTTCCTGAACAAACTGCCTTTTTATTCTACGAAAGCAAAGTCAGCCATCAGTGCTTACGGTGAAGCGGCAGTGCTTAAGCCCGGGCATCCGCAACAGATAGGCAAGGGAAGCCAGGGGTTGATCTATATTGATGACTTTGAAGGAACACGTACCAACATTGATCTGCGTTTCCCCTTTGTATCCTGGGCATTGGCTTCAACGCCTGCAGGCAATCCCAAATTTCCTGAAGCTACTTTAACCGATTCAATTGATTACAATTTTAACAGGGCCAAACTCGCCTGGTATAATATTGAACCCAACCTGCAGGACAAAAATAGTCCCAATAATCCTTTGCGCAGGAACCTCGATGAACTGAGCGACCCCAGGGTACGTCAGGTATTCACCAAAGAACTTTTCCCACAGCGCACCACTAATATTACGGATGTACAAACGCCTACGTTTGACCTGGCTTTTTATCCTACTGAAAAAGGGCCGTATAATTTCGAAACACGCTCAACAGAACTAACGGCTGCGGGCAAACTTACCAGACCCTCGAGCCGCTGGGGAGGCCTGATGCGTGCGCTGGACCAGACCGATTTTGAAACGGGTAATATTGAATTTGTAGAAGCCTGGGTGCAGGACCCTTTCATCAAAAATCCCGGCAGCAAAGGGGGTAAACTGTTTTTGAACTTTGGTGATGTGAGCGAAGATATCCTGAAAGACGGCAAACGTTTTTATGAGAACGGGATGAATACGCCTAATATTCCTGCAGCGGTGGACAGCAGCAATACCTGGGGAAAAACACCAGTGAATCCCATACAGGTTACGCAGGCTTTCAGCAATAATCCGGATGACAGGCCTTACCAGGATGTGGGTTTCGACGGGTTGGATGATGCAGGAGAGCGAAGGAAGAAATCGTATGTGCTGGACAGGCTTGCCAATAATTTTGGTACGGGTTCTGAAGTGTATAAGAAGACTTATGATGACCCTGCAAGCGATAATTACAAATGGTATCGCGATGCTGCGTTCGACCAGGCCGGTACAGGTATTTTGGGCAGGTACAAGAACTATAACAACCCGCAGGGTAATTCACCAGTGGCTACAACAAACGGACAATTCACTTCTGCCGCCACTTTGTACCCCGATAATGAAGACCTTAACCGCGATAATACGCTGAACGAAAATGAATCGTATTACGAATACGAGATACCGATAGCTCCAGGTATGGATGTAGGCACTTCTCCTTATATCACCGATAAAAGACGGGTAACCGTGAACGCTGCCGATGGTTCCACGCACGTGGAGAACTGGTTTTTATTCCGCATACCCATCAGATCATACACGAGGAAAATAGGGAATATACCCGATTTTAAATCGATCCGTTTCATGCGCATATACCTGACGGGCTTTGATGATTCTGTGGTGTTGCGTTTTGCAAAGCTCGACCTGGTACGTAATGTGTGGAGGCAGTTCGCTTTCCAGATAGATACTACCGGCTCTTATGTACCTGTGAATAACAATTCAGGTACCAGTTTTAATACACTGGCTGTTAACCTGGAAGAGAACAGCAGCCGCCAGCCGGTGAATTACATCATGCCACCCGATGTACAACGGATTCAGATACTCAGCAATAATGGTGTGAACCTGCAACAGAACGAACAGGCGATGAGCTTGCGCATCGGCAACCTGGCGAGCGGAGATTCCAGGGGCGTATTCAAAACGCTGAACATGGATATCAGGCAATACGGCAAGCTGTCTATGTATATCCACGCAGAATCTGTAACAGGACAACGCGTGGTGAAAGACGGCGAACTGAATGCCATCATACGTATTGGCCAGGATTTCCTGAACAACTATTACGAGATCAAGATACCATTGAGGATCACGCCACCGGGTAATTACCCGGTGGGACAGGAAGAAAAAGTATGGCCCACCGATAACAACCTCGATTTCAGCCTGCGGGAACTGATTGATATGAAAATGCGCAGGAATAGCAAAGGCGCCTCGCCCGCTACCATTTACCGCGAAACAGTGGGTAATAAAACCTTTTCTATTTTAGGTAACCCCAACCTGGGAGAATTAAGGGGTATGCTGGTGGGGGTTGAGAATCCATATAAAGTAGATGGCCCCATGCTGAGCACCGAAGTGTGGGTGAATGAGCTTCGTTTATCGGAGTTGGACGAACATGGCGGATGGGCCGCACTGGGCAGGGTAGATGTGCAGATGGCAGACCTGGGTACTTTGTCGGTATCAGCCAATACGCATACACAAGGCTTTGGTTCTATTGAACAGCGGGTGAACGAAAGAGCGCGGGATAACCTGGTGCAATTTGATGTGGCCACCAATATCGATGCAGGTAAACTGGTTCCCAAAGAAGCACGGTTATCGGTACCGGTGTATGCAAGCATTAACCGAACGGTGTATACACCTGAGTACGATCCTTATGATATGGATATCCGTTACAAGGATAAACTCAATGCGGCTAAGACACAAGCGCAACGGGATTCCATACGTAATGTGGCGATTGACCAGACCACCATCAAAACATTGAACTTTACCAATGTGCGGATGTTGCCGGGCAAAAAACCGGGCCTGTTGAAGCTGAGCAATTTTGATTTCAGTTATTCTTATACAGAGATGCAACAAAGCAGCCCCATTGTGCAACAGAACACGGTTGTGAGGCACCGTGGAGGGTTGGGTTATACTTATAACAGATCGAGCCGTTTTGTGGAGCCTTTCAAAAAGCTGGTGCGCAGCCGTTCGCCCTGGCTGTCGCTCCTGCGGGATTTCAACTTCAGCCCCATGCCTTCCTACCTCAGTTTCAGGGCCGATGTGAACCGGCAGTTTGGAGAGTTCATCCCGCGGATTGTGAATACGATCGATAGTAAGGTAGATCGTGTGGACACTACCTACGATAAATATTTTACGTTCGATCGTTATTATAATATGCGTTGGGATCTTACCCATTCGCTCAACTTTGATTTTTCTGCTACCAATAATGCGCGTGTAGATGAGCCTTATGGCCGGATCGATACCAAAGCGAAGAAAGATTCGGTGAGGAATAATTTCTTTAAAGGCGGAAGAAATACGCTTTACCAGCAAAAAGCCATCCTGAATTATAATATTCCATTGAATAAGATTCCGGCATTTGATTGGATCCAGACACGTTACAGTTATGGCACTTCATACAACTGGATTGGGGGGAGCCTGTTGGCACCCGGCCTGGGAAACACTATTGAAAACTCGCAGGAAAATAATGTGAACGCCCAATTTAATTTTGATAACCTGTATAAAAAATCAAGATGGTTGCGGGCATTGGATAATATACCACCGCCCAGGCCTAAAACGGGAGGCCCGGCTAAACCAAATAATAATCTGTTGGGTTCTACGCTTCCCACCAAAGAAGAAGCGTTGCGGGGTCTTACTGGAAAGCCGCGGGCAGATGCATTGCGTAAATGGCGTGAACGGAAGCGCGATGAACGGATTGCACAACGTTTACTGAAAGCCAGTCAGCTACCGGAATTGAATGGACTGGAAAGGACTGCGGGCGGGTTACTCACTATGATCAAAAGTGTTAACATCAACTATGCAGAGAATTATCACAGCCGTGTACCCGGTTATATGGATAAGACCAAGCTCCTGGGGCAGGACTGGAATACGATGGCGCCTGGATTAGATTATGTTTTCGGTCGGCAACCGGATACCAGCTGGTTAAATGAAAAAGCAGCGAAAGGATTGTTGAGCAGGGATAGTACTTTTAACTTCCTGTACAGACAAAATTTTGAACAACGACTCAACATCACCGCGCAGATAATACCTATCCGTGACCTTGTGATTGACCTCACCCTTGGCAAAAGCTTTAGTAAGGAATATTCAGAATTGTTCAAAGATACACTGGGCAATGGTACTATGAGCCATCTCAATCCGCTGGCTACCGGTGGCTTCAGCGTATCTTACATTGCACTCAATACTTTGTTCCAGAAGGAAAACCCGAATGAAATATCTGATCTGTTCAAAACATTCGAGAGCAATCGTATCATCGTGTCTCGCCGTGTGGCTGCCGCCAACCCTTATTGGCAGGCATTGCCCGGAACACAAAAATTCGGAGCCGATGGATTTGCGACGGGTTACGGGCGTTATTCGCAGGATGTGCTGGTGCCAGCATTCCTGGCCGCGTATACCGGTAAAGACCCTAACAGTATTGCTTTGATTAATCAGTCGAATGGAAAGATATCTTCTAATCCATTCGGGGGCATCCTGCCTAAGCCGAACTGGCATGTCACATACACGGGCTTGAGTAGGATACCTGCTTTGGCTTCGATATTCAGTGGCATTACGCTTACGCATAATTACAGCGGCGAGTTGAGCATGAACAGTTTCAACAGTGCTTTGCTTTATCGTGATCCTTTCCGTTTCAACGCGCCCGGGTTCATCGATACGGTGAGTGGTAACTATATTCCTTTCTTCCTGGTACCCAATATCACTATGATAGAAAAGTTCGATCCGTTGATTAAAGTAGATGTAACCACGATCAAACAACTCAACCTCTCATTTGAATACAAGAAGAGCCGGCAATTAAGCCTTAGCCTGATAGACTATCAGCTGACCGAAAGCCGTGCTACGGAATGGGTCTTTGGATTCAGTTGGCGCAAACGCGGCGTGAACCTGCCTTTTAAGATACCTGGCGCCAACAGCAAGAAACTGGTGAATGATTTGAACCTGAAACTTGATTTTTCGATGCGTGACGTATCTAACAGCAACAGCAGGCTCGACCAGAGTAATGCTTATGGTACAGGCGGACAAAAAGAAATTACGATTTCTCCTGCTGTTGATTATGTGTTGAACAGCAGGATCAACATCAAATTCTTCTACGACCAACGAAGAACGATCCCTTATATTTCCACTTCGGCGCCCAGTACCCAAACGCGTGCAGGTGTCAGTGTGCGGATCGCTCTGCAATAA
- a CDS encoding ABC transporter permease: MNKIFLVAQREFLTRVQKKTFLLSTIGLPLLIFSLYAGMIYFSVKSTDHFKVAVIDKAHLFNGSIDDKKTTELIFNFVSDDTASVQKKLDNHTYDAYLYVPADFSIDSPSDSLQLRSGKAIGLLTRETIQKRISGALEEKRLLSMNISKQQLDSARAEKDYIRFSNAAGKTNNDSKVGVSYAVGMISGFLIYIILFLYGTMVMRGVMEEKVNRIAEVIVSSVRPFQLMMGKILGIGSVGLVQFVIWIVLVFGLQLILPMIFPDLATQMQAQPIQPGAVGAAQAMKASGAMGGLMSGLSDINFPLIIGCFIFYFMGGYFLYSSLFAAVGSAVNEDPQDAQSLLLPIMMPVIFALVIMTKAVNDPNSSLAVFGSLFPFTSPIVMMARIAHGIPDGVTLIQLLVSMALLVAGFLCTTWLAGKIYRTGILMYGKKVTWKEMWKWAFRKN, translated from the coding sequence ATGAACAAAATATTCCTCGTTGCCCAACGTGAATTCCTGACAAGGGTGCAGAAAAAAACTTTCCTGCTTTCCACCATCGGTCTCCCCCTGCTCATTTTCAGCCTCTATGCTGGCATGATCTATTTTTCTGTCAAGTCAACCGATCATTTCAAAGTAGCGGTGATCGATAAAGCCCATCTTTTCAATGGCAGTATCGATGACAAAAAAACAACCGAGCTCATCTTTAATTTTGTAAGTGATGATACCGCGTCTGTCCAAAAGAAACTCGATAACCACACTTATGATGCCTACCTGTATGTGCCTGCAGACTTTTCAATAGACTCGCCTTCCGATTCACTCCAATTGCGCTCCGGCAAAGCCATCGGCCTGCTGACCCGTGAAACCATCCAGAAACGCATCAGTGGCGCGCTGGAAGAGAAAAGGCTTTTGTCGATGAATATTTCCAAGCAGCAGCTCGACAGCGCCAGGGCCGAAAAAGATTATATCCGTTTCTCCAATGCTGCCGGTAAAACAAACAACGATTCCAAAGTGGGTGTTAGTTATGCCGTAGGAATGATTTCAGGTTTCCTCATTTACATCATCCTGTTCCTCTATGGCACCATGGTGATGCGTGGGGTGATGGAAGAAAAAGTTAACCGCATTGCCGAAGTAATTGTGAGCAGCGTCAGGCCTTTTCAACTGATGATGGGTAAAATACTGGGCATCGGCTCTGTTGGATTGGTTCAATTCGTTATCTGGATAGTGCTGGTATTTGGCCTTCAACTGATCCTTCCTATGATCTTCCCCGATCTTGCAACGCAAATGCAGGCACAGCCAATACAACCCGGTGCGGTGGGTGCTGCACAAGCAATGAAAGCCAGCGGGGCGATGGGTGGCCTCATGAGCGGACTCAGCGACATCAATTTCCCGCTGATCATTGGCTGTTTTATTTTTTATTTCATGGGAGGATATTTCCTCTATTCATCACTTTTTGCTGCGGTTGGCAGCGCGGTGAACGAAGACCCGCAGGATGCACAAAGTCTGCTACTGCCCATTATGATGCCGGTGATATTTGCGCTGGTGATCATGACCAAAGCCGTCAACGACCCCAACAGCAGCCTGGCCGTATTTGGCAGCCTCTTCCCCTTCACGTCTCCCATCGTAATGATGGCACGTATCGCGCACGGCATTCCCGATGGCGTTACATTGATCCAGTTGCTTGTGAGCATGGCATTGCTGGTGGCAGGTTTTCTCTGCACTACCTGGCTGGCGGGCAAAATCTATCGCACCGGTATTCTCATGTACGGCAAAAAAGTTACCTGGAAAGAAATGTGGAAATGGGCGTTCCGGAAGAATTAA
- a CDS encoding ABC transporter ATP-binding protein produces the protein MITFDFNHLSTMQNILELTNLRKYYATQKAVDDISFSIEKGSIFGLLGPNGAGKTTLLRMITGIFYPDSGQIQFDGKTFNPVEDVRKIGYMPEERGLYKKMKIGDQVMYLAQLKGLSRQDALKQIKYWFKRLEMESWWTKKVEDLSKGMSQKLQFVTTVLHEPQLIILDEPFSGLDPLNANLIKDEIYGLAQRGSTIIFSTHRMEQVEEICDHIVLMNLGKKILDGTVADVKQQFKENKFSIKLQELPAHTSSPAFNVIDQQANAFTVKINEGHRSNDVLQFFLQQQCTIEAFHEILPSLNDIFIRLVEGSKAKTRQFENA, from the coding sequence ATGATTACATTTGATTTCAATCATCTTTCTACCATGCAGAACATACTGGAACTAACCAACCTCAGGAAATATTATGCTACCCAGAAAGCGGTAGACGATATCAGTTTCTCCATCGAAAAAGGCAGCATATTCGGACTCCTCGGTCCCAATGGCGCCGGCAAAACCACGCTGCTGCGCATGATCACGGGTATTTTCTATCCCGACAGCGGGCAAATACAATTCGACGGTAAAACTTTCAATCCTGTTGAAGACGTACGCAAGATCGGGTATATGCCGGAAGAAAGAGGACTGTATAAAAAAATGAAAATTGGCGACCAGGTCATGTACCTGGCACAGTTGAAGGGGCTGAGCCGGCAAGATGCGTTAAAGCAAATCAAATACTGGTTCAAAAGACTGGAAATGGAAAGCTGGTGGACCAAGAAAGTAGAAGACCTGAGCAAGGGCATGAGCCAGAAACTGCAATTTGTTACTACTGTACTCCACGAACCGCAACTCATCATACTGGATGAACCTTTCAGCGGCCTCGACCCGCTCAATGCCAACCTCATCAAAGACGAAATATATGGCCTCGCCCAGCGCGGCAGTACGATCATCTTCAGCACCCATCGCATGGAGCAGGTAGAAGAGATCTGCGATCATATTGTATTGATGAACCTGGGCAAAAAAATACTGGATGGAACAGTTGCCGATGTGAAACAACAATTCAAAGAAAATAAATTCAGCATCAAACTACAAGAGTTACCTGCACACACCAGTAGTCCGGCTTTCAATGTGATTGACCAGCAAGCGAATGCTTTCACCGTAAAGATCAACGAAGGTCATAGAAGCAACGACGTGCTGCAATTTTTTCTGCAGCAACAATGTACCATCGAAGCCTTTCATGAGATACTTCCTTCACTCAATGATATTTTCATTCGCTTAGTGGAAGGAAGTAAGGCAAAAACCAGACAATTTGAAAACGCATAA
- a CDS encoding sensor histidine kinase has translation MQEEKNNLIIAVLTGSFFVLLFGFMMLLVVLNFLRSKKKMLLEKKVREAQVQQELLQAQLEMQEQTFKTVSQEIHDNVGQILSLAKVNLSILAMEVGGNEKLNDISELVGKAIRELRALSAGYYADRLLEEGLIIAIRHELEQLEKTGLFTTTFSTQVEPLVVDKNKTIFLFRMIQEALNNMVKHSGATHVSINIFKQEEDIQIMIKDNGKGFDRKKEGFKPGIGLLSIEQRAKIIGAQATVHSEEDRGTIVNLLFKAHNYD, from the coding sequence ATGCAGGAAGAGAAAAACAATCTGATCATAGCGGTACTCACCGGTAGTTTTTTTGTGCTGCTGTTTGGTTTCATGATGCTGTTGGTGGTGCTTAATTTTTTGAGGAGTAAAAAGAAAATGTTGCTGGAGAAAAAAGTCAGAGAGGCGCAGGTACAACAGGAGTTGTTGCAGGCGCAGCTGGAAATGCAGGAACAGACCTTCAAGACAGTGAGCCAGGAAATACACGATAATGTAGGGCAGATACTGAGCCTGGCCAAAGTGAACCTGAGTATTCTGGCCATGGAAGTGGGCGGCAATGAAAAGCTGAATGATATTTCCGAACTGGTGGGAAAAGCCATCCGTGAACTGAGGGCTTTGAGTGCCGGGTATTACGCCGACAGATTATTGGAGGAAGGTCTGATCATAGCCATCAGGCATGAATTGGAACAGTTGGAAAAAACAGGATTGTTCACTACCACTTTCAGTACGCAGGTAGAGCCGTTGGTAGTAGATAAAAACAAAACCATTTTCCTGTTCCGTATGATACAGGAGGCGTTGAACAATATGGTGAAACATTCGGGCGCCACCCATGTAAGTATCAATATTTTTAAACAGGAAGAGGATATCCAGATCATGATTAAAGACAATGGCAAAGGGTTTGATCGGAAAAAAGAAGGGTTCAAACCCGGTATCGGATTGCTCAGTATTGAACAGCGGGCAAAAATAATAGGCGCCCAGGCTACCGTTCATAGTGAAGAGGACAGAGGTACCATCGTTAACCTTTTATTTAAAGCACATAATTATGATTAA